In Streptomyces nodosus, one DNA window encodes the following:
- a CDS encoding SCO2583 family membrane protein produces the protein MGGPGEPPAGTPEGAPGGGEDEYRSVVFDESFVRAARLQEYSARERIADHAPAVRRRPPLHRALPRQALMLVLLIAVAFATAVYMGVRHPYRAPEAATVDPLRMTVIPLAPRSAVPGSTDPETLFAHSPAARFRVGAKGITLPAAAPRAAHFSEGQVMAALNIAKEYVVASSMDPVVLAGGAVSPVRLLLDPRQFDQFDQSFEHPAADGEHAPTGWLIRFDPRARLADRGIRVQGTLRATETGPDALQVTADHTLVYALKPAGSDATARVSLFTVRRTLTFRFDHGDLRMHQTVLAVSSVQAGPLACAENNTDRLHPLLAGQKPGTAGPAGTDPYTTVSATALCGTLSPAAQPRVSGTP, from the coding sequence ATGGGCGGGCCTGGAGAGCCACCTGCGGGGACACCCGAGGGTGCGCCCGGCGGTGGTGAGGACGAATACCGATCCGTCGTCTTCGACGAGTCGTTCGTGCGGGCTGCCCGCCTCCAGGAGTACTCGGCGCGGGAGCGGATCGCCGACCACGCCCCGGCCGTACGCCGCCGTCCGCCGCTGCACCGGGCGCTGCCCCGGCAGGCCCTGATGCTGGTGCTGCTGATAGCCGTCGCCTTCGCCACCGCGGTCTACATGGGCGTACGCCATCCGTACCGGGCGCCCGAGGCGGCCACCGTCGATCCCCTGCGTATGACGGTCATACCCCTGGCCCCACGGAGCGCCGTCCCGGGCTCCACCGACCCCGAGACGCTGTTCGCGCACAGCCCCGCCGCACGGTTCCGGGTCGGTGCCAAGGGCATCACCCTGCCCGCCGCCGCGCCGCGCGCCGCGCATTTCTCCGAGGGCCAGGTCATGGCTGCCCTGAACATCGCGAAGGAGTACGTCGTCGCGTCCTCGATGGACCCCGTCGTCCTCGCCGGCGGCGCGGTGAGCCCGGTCCGGCTGCTGCTCGACCCGCGGCAGTTCGACCAATTCGATCAGAGTTTCGAGCATCCGGCGGCGGACGGGGAGCACGCGCCCACCGGCTGGCTGATCCGCTTCGACCCCCGTGCCCGGCTGGCCGACCGCGGCATCCGCGTCCAGGGCACGCTCCGTGCGACGGAGACCGGCCCCGACGCGCTCCAGGTCACTGCCGACCACACCCTGGTGTACGCGCTGAAACCGGCCGGTTCCGACGCCACGGCGCGGGTCTCGCTGTTCACCGTGCGGCGCACGCTGACCTTCCGCTTCGACCACGGCGACCTGCGGATGCACCAGACCGTGCTGGCCGTCTCCTCGGTCCAGGCCGGACCGCTCGCCTGCGCCGAGAACAACACGGACCGGCTGCACCCGCTGCTCGCCGGCCAGAAGCCCGGAACGGCCGGCCCCGCGGGCACCGACCCCTACACCACGGTCAGCGCCACGGCCCTCTGTGGAACCCTGTCCCCGGCCGCGCAACCACGGGTGTCCGGGACGCCGTGA
- a CDS encoding SCO2584 family spore wall biosynthesis protein — translation MTPQVYSGSVPEDVGGTPFADGREPDDDRDRGGRDEEFPSVVFDEAFVKAAVVHEPTAVERLLAAAEARAEAEARRARARGAGGDDERHEDGFGPGEGDPFAYGRELDELDETEALEGRHGAMGGFGRARWHRPVAWLLALVMGIGMVALAFTAVYRGGSSGRQDPVPQPATTGLGQGREATAGTDPSASADHSPPVFSAVPRVP, via the coding sequence TTGACCCCTCAGGTCTACTCTGGATCCGTGCCGGAGGACGTGGGGGGCACGCCGTTCGCTGACGGCCGGGAGCCCGACGACGACCGCGACCGCGGAGGCAGGGACGAAGAGTTCCCCTCCGTGGTCTTCGACGAGGCCTTCGTGAAGGCCGCAGTGGTCCATGAGCCGACGGCAGTGGAGAGACTCCTCGCCGCCGCCGAGGCCCGTGCGGAGGCCGAGGCCCGACGGGCGCGCGCCCGGGGCGCGGGCGGTGACGACGAGCGCCATGAGGACGGATTCGGGCCCGGCGAGGGCGATCCGTTCGCCTACGGCCGGGAGCTCGACGAGCTGGACGAGACGGAGGCCCTGGAGGGCCGTCACGGAGCCATGGGCGGTTTCGGCCGTGCCCGCTGGCACCGCCCGGTCGCCTGGCTGCTCGCCCTGGTGATGGGCATCGGCATGGTCGCACTGGCGTTCACGGCGGTGTACCGGGGCGGTTCCTCGGGCCGTCAGGACCCGGTTCCGCAGCCCGCCACGACCGGACTCGGACAGGGCCGGGAGGCGACCGCGGGCACGGACCCCTCGGCCTCCGCGGACCACTCGCCCCCGGTGTTCTCGGCGGTGCCGCGCGTCCCCTGA
- a CDS encoding glutamate-5-semialdehyde dehydrogenase encodes MTTLSPYDSMSPVARAAYRAKAAAADLAPLPRAEKDDALLAVADALEVRAADVVEANAKDIAKAREAGTSEAVIDRLTLTPERIRAIASDVRDVAALPDPVGEVVRGSTLPNGIDLRQVRVPLGVVGIIYEARPNVTVDAAALCLKSGNAVLLRGSSSAYESNTALVRVLRDAVGGAGLPADAVQLVPGQSRESVGELMRARGLVDVLIPRGGASLIRTVVEESTVPVIETGTGNCHVYVDARADIDMAVEILVNSKAQRVSVCNAAETLLVHQDIAPEFLPRALDALADAGVTVHADERVMAYAEGSRATVVEATPEDWDTEYLSYDIAAAVVDSLDKAVQHIRLWSSGHTEVIVTTSQQAARRFTQLVDSTTVAVNASTRFTDGGQFGFGAEIGISTQKLHARGPMGLPELTSTKYIVTGDGHVRR; translated from the coding sequence ATGACCACGCTCTCGCCGTACGACTCCATGTCCCCGGTGGCCCGGGCCGCCTACCGCGCCAAGGCCGCCGCCGCCGACCTCGCGCCGCTGCCGCGGGCCGAGAAGGACGACGCGCTGCTCGCCGTCGCGGACGCGCTGGAGGTCCGTGCGGCCGACGTCGTCGAGGCCAACGCCAAGGACATCGCCAAGGCCCGCGAGGCCGGCACCAGCGAGGCCGTCATCGACCGGCTCACGCTCACACCCGAGCGGATCCGGGCCATCGCCTCCGACGTCCGGGACGTGGCCGCCCTGCCCGACCCGGTCGGCGAGGTGGTCCGCGGTTCCACCCTCCCCAACGGCATCGACCTGCGTCAGGTCCGCGTCCCGCTGGGCGTGGTGGGCATCATCTACGAGGCCCGGCCGAATGTGACCGTCGACGCCGCCGCGCTCTGTCTGAAGTCCGGGAACGCGGTGCTGCTGCGCGGCTCGTCCTCCGCCTACGAGTCGAACACCGCCCTCGTCAGGGTGCTGCGGGACGCGGTGGGCGGCGCCGGGCTGCCCGCCGACGCCGTGCAGCTCGTGCCCGGGCAGAGCCGCGAGTCCGTGGGTGAGCTGATGCGCGCCCGCGGCCTGGTCGATGTGCTGATCCCGCGCGGCGGCGCGTCCCTGATCCGTACGGTCGTCGAGGAGTCCACGGTCCCGGTGATCGAGACCGGCACCGGCAACTGCCATGTCTATGTCGACGCCCGGGCCGACATCGACATGGCGGTCGAGATCCTGGTCAACTCCAAGGCCCAGCGGGTCAGCGTGTGCAACGCCGCCGAGACGCTGCTGGTCCACCAGGACATCGCGCCCGAGTTCCTGCCGCGCGCCCTGGACGCCCTCGCGGACGCCGGGGTCACCGTGCACGCCGACGAGCGGGTCATGGCGTACGCCGAGGGCTCCCGGGCGACGGTCGTGGAGGCCACCCCGGAGGACTGGGACACCGAGTACCTCTCGTACGACATCGCGGCCGCGGTGGTGGACTCCCTGGACAAGGCCGTGCAGCACATCCGGCTGTGGAGCTCCGGTCACACCGAGGTGATCGTCACCACCTCCCAGCAGGCCGCCCGGCGGTTCACCCAACTGGTCGACTCGACCACGGTCGCCGTGAACGCGTCGACGCGCTTCACCGACGGGGGGCAGTTCGGCTTCGGCGCGGAGATCGGCATCTCCACCCAGAAGCTGCACGCCAGGGGCCCGATGGGCCTGCCGGAGCTGACGAGCACCAAGTACATCGTGACCGGCGACGGGCATGTACGGCGCTGA
- the proB gene encoding glutamate 5-kinase, with the protein MTGARQAVREAHRIVVKVGSSSLTTAAGGLDADRVDALVDVLAKHRGAPPSPGEGGRRMGEKEIVLVSSGAIAAGLAPLGLRRRPRDLARQQAAASVGQGLLVARYTASCARHGIRVGQVLLTSDDTSRRAHHRNASRTLDKLLAMGALPVVNENDTVATDEIRFGDNDRLAALVAHLVRADLLVLLSDVDGVYDGDPSRPGTSRIAEVRGPEDLAEVEIGSAGKAGLGTGGMVTKVEAARIAAAAGIPVVLTSAVHADDALAGRDTGTYFHPTGKRSADRLLWLQHASTPRGALTLDDGAVRAVVEGRKSLLPAGIAAIEGDFTAGDPVELRDDRGRAVARGIVNFDAKEMPRLIGHSTRELARDLGPAYEREVVHRDDLVLLHP; encoded by the coding sequence GTGACAGGGGCGAGGCAGGCCGTGCGCGAGGCCCATCGGATCGTCGTCAAGGTGGGTTCCTCCTCACTGACCACGGCCGCGGGCGGGCTCGACGCCGACCGCGTCGACGCCCTCGTGGACGTGCTCGCCAAGCACCGCGGCGCACCCCCCTCCCCGGGCGAGGGCGGCAGACGCATGGGCGAGAAGGAGATCGTCCTGGTCTCCTCCGGAGCCATCGCCGCCGGTCTCGCCCCCCTCGGTCTGCGCCGCCGCCCCCGGGACCTGGCCCGGCAGCAGGCCGCGGCCAGCGTCGGGCAGGGGCTGCTGGTGGCCCGCTACACCGCGTCCTGCGCCCGCCACGGCATCCGTGTGGGGCAGGTGCTGCTGACCTCCGACGACACCAGCCGCCGTGCCCACCACCGCAACGCCTCCCGCACGCTCGACAAGCTCCTCGCCATGGGTGCGCTGCCGGTCGTCAACGAGAACGACACCGTGGCCACGGACGAGATCCGCTTCGGCGACAACGACCGGCTCGCCGCGCTCGTCGCCCATCTGGTGCGGGCCGATCTGCTGGTCCTGCTGTCGGACGTGGACGGCGTCTACGACGGCGACCCCAGCAGGCCCGGCACCTCGCGGATAGCGGAGGTACGGGGGCCGGAGGACCTCGCCGAGGTGGAGATCGGCAGCGCGGGCAAGGCCGGCCTCGGCACCGGCGGCATGGTCACCAAGGTCGAGGCGGCCCGGATCGCGGCGGCCGCCGGAATCCCGGTGGTGCTCACCTCCGCCGTCCACGCCGACGACGCCCTGGCCGGCCGCGACACCGGCACCTACTTCCACCCCACCGGCAAGCGCTCCGCCGACCGGCTGCTGTGGCTGCAGCACGCCTCCACCCCGCGGGGCGCCCTCACCCTCGACGACGGGGCCGTGCGCGCCGTCGTCGAGGGCCGCAAGTCGCTGCTGCCCGCCGGTATCGCCGCGATCGAGGGCGACTTCACCGCCGGGGACCCCGTCGAACTGCGCGACGACCGGGGCCGGGCGGTGGCGCGCGGCATCGTCAACTTCGACGCCAAGGAGATGCCCCGGCTGATCGGCCACTCGACCAGGGAGCTGGCGCGCGACCTGGGACCCGCCTATGAACGCGAGGTCGTGCACCGGGACGACCTGGTCCTCCTGCACCCGTAA
- the galE gene encoding UDP-glucose 4-epimerase GalE translates to MSWLVTGGAGYIGAHVVRVMRDGGESVVVYDDLSTGRADRVPDGVPLVVGSVLDRDLLERVIRDHGVTGVVHIAAKKQVGESVERPLHYYRENVTGLQTLLEAMSATGVGAIVFSSSAAVYGMPDVDLVTEDTACAPMSPYGETKLIGEWLIKAAVTAYGMRGASLRYFNVAGAASPELSDTGVFNLVPMVFERLEAGEAPRIFGDDYTTPDGTCVRDYIHVQDIASAHLAAARRLEDAPRGTALTLNIGRGEGSSVREMVDRILKVTGNEGVTPEVTDRRAGDPARVVAAADRIRGELGWSARHGLDEMIESAWQGWRHHRR, encoded by the coding sequence ATGAGCTGGCTCGTCACCGGTGGAGCCGGATACATAGGCGCGCATGTGGTGCGTGTCATGCGTGACGGCGGTGAGTCCGTCGTGGTGTACGACGATCTGTCCACCGGCCGTGCGGACCGGGTGCCGGACGGGGTGCCTCTCGTCGTCGGCAGCGTCCTGGATCGTGATCTGCTGGAGCGGGTGATACGCGACCACGGGGTGACGGGTGTGGTGCATATCGCGGCCAAGAAGCAGGTCGGCGAATCGGTGGAGCGACCGCTTCACTACTACCGCGAGAACGTCACCGGCCTGCAGACGCTGCTGGAAGCCATGTCCGCGACCGGCGTCGGCGCGATCGTGTTCTCCTCCTCCGCGGCCGTCTACGGCATGCCCGATGTGGACCTCGTCACGGAGGACACCGCGTGTGCCCCGATGAGCCCCTACGGGGAGACCAAGCTCATCGGGGAGTGGCTGATCAAGGCGGCGGTCACCGCGTACGGGATGCGCGGCGCGTCCCTGCGCTACTTCAATGTGGCCGGTGCGGCGTCCCCCGAGCTGTCCGACACCGGCGTCTTCAACCTGGTGCCCATGGTGTTCGAGCGGCTGGAGGCGGGGGAGGCGCCACGGATCTTCGGTGACGACTACACGACTCCCGACGGCACCTGTGTGCGCGACTACATCCATGTGCAGGACATCGCCTCCGCCCACCTGGCGGCGGCACGGCGCCTCGAAGACGCCCCGAGGGGCACGGCTCTCACGCTGAACATCGGCCGTGGCGAGGGAAGTTCGGTGCGGGAGATGGTCGACCGCATCCTCAAGGTCACCGGCAATGAAGGCGTGACCCCGGAAGTGACGGATCGTCGTGCCGGTGACCCGGCCCGTGTGGTGGCCGCGGCGGACCGCATTCGCGGCGAACTGGGCTGGTCGGCCCGGCACGGCCTGGACGAGATGATCGAGTCGGCCTGGCAGGGGTGGCGGCACCACCGCCGGTGA
- a CDS encoding bifunctional glycosyltransferase/CDP-glycerol:glycerophosphate glycerophosphotransferase, whose translation MPRLSLVVPAYKVQGYLPECLDSVLGQSYTDFEVIAVDDCSPDGSGAILDQYAERDTRIHVIHLTENVGLGRARNAGLEKAQGDYILFLDSDDTLSDGALAAISDRLEATGDPEILVYDYARTYWDGRVRPNQRADLLEAEGPDVFRLADRPQLLDLLQIVWNKAYRRDFITRTGLTFPPGYYEDAPWTFCSMISAERIAVLDRTCVLYRQRREGGNILKTVSRKHFDVFDQYGRVFDFVEAHEELARWRVPLFRKMADHYLTVLERPGRLPRNARAEFFRRAAADYRARLPESFERPAGSQGQKYAFLEHNTYAAMAGGTAAAKLRRSVKARAGTALNRSRRSAMGIFYQSRLRFPIDGDLALFSAYWSRSVSCNPAAIDAELARLAPQIRRVWAVRPDAMSQVPEGVDVVPVGSRAYWAALARAKYLVNNVNFADAVVKRPGQIHLQTHHGTPLKTMGLDQRKYPASTHMDFAKLLERCDRWDFSLSSNSFSTAVWERVYPCSYTSLETGYPRNDILVNATVEDVRRARAALGLADGAKAFLYMPTHREYQPGFTPALDLARLADELGPDVTLMIRGHYFYGSSPHVAELRRSGRVVDVSGHPRVEELYLAADALITDYSSAMFDYAVLDRPIIIYAPDWDIYSAVRGTYFNLLEEPPGVVATSQAELIRLLGSEEYGGADATERRTAFRRRFCEFDDGHAAERVVRRVFLGEESPLPFVPFAERPHTPTPDQALELVERA comes from the coding sequence ATGCCCAGACTTTCTCTCGTTGTCCCCGCGTACAAGGTGCAGGGTTACCTACCTGAGTGCCTCGACTCCGTACTCGGGCAGAGCTACACGGACTTCGAGGTCATCGCTGTCGACGACTGCTCTCCGGATGGCTCGGGCGCCATCCTCGACCAATACGCGGAGAGAGACACCCGTATTCATGTGATTCACCTCACTGAAAATGTGGGCCTCGGTCGCGCCCGCAACGCAGGACTGGAGAAAGCCCAGGGCGATTACATTCTGTTTTTGGACAGTGACGATACGTTGTCCGACGGTGCGTTGGCCGCGATATCCGATCGTCTGGAGGCCACGGGGGATCCCGAGATACTGGTCTACGACTACGCGCGCACCTATTGGGACGGCCGGGTCCGCCCCAATCAGCGAGCGGATCTGCTCGAGGCCGAGGGCCCGGACGTTTTCCGCCTCGCCGACCGCCCGCAGTTGCTCGACCTGCTCCAGATCGTCTGGAACAAGGCCTACCGCCGCGACTTCATCACGCGCACCGGCCTCACCTTCCCACCCGGGTACTACGAGGACGCCCCCTGGACGTTCTGCTCGATGATCAGTGCCGAGCGGATAGCCGTACTGGACCGCACTTGCGTGCTCTACCGGCAGCGCCGCGAGGGCGGCAACATCCTCAAGACCGTCAGCCGCAAGCACTTCGACGTCTTCGACCAGTACGGCCGCGTCTTCGACTTCGTCGAGGCACACGAAGAACTCGCCCGGTGGCGGGTGCCGTTGTTCCGCAAGATGGCCGACCACTATCTGACCGTGCTGGAGCGCCCGGGCCGTCTGCCGCGGAACGCCAGGGCGGAGTTCTTCCGGCGCGCCGCCGCGGACTACCGCGCGCGCCTGCCCGAGAGCTTCGAGCGGCCGGCCGGCAGCCAGGGTCAGAAGTACGCGTTCCTCGAGCACAACACATACGCGGCCATGGCGGGCGGCACCGCCGCCGCCAAGCTCCGGCGCTCCGTCAAAGCCCGTGCGGGCACGGCTCTCAACCGGTCCAGGCGCAGCGCGATGGGCATCTTCTACCAGTCCCGGCTCCGGTTCCCGATCGACGGGGACCTCGCTCTGTTCTCCGCCTACTGGAGCCGCAGCGTCTCCTGCAATCCCGCCGCGATCGACGCCGAACTCGCCCGGCTGGCACCGCAGATCCGCCGGGTGTGGGCCGTCCGGCCGGATGCGATGAGCCAGGTTCCCGAGGGCGTGGACGTCGTCCCCGTCGGCTCGCGTGCCTACTGGGCGGCCCTGGCGCGCGCCAAGTACCTCGTCAACAACGTGAACTTCGCGGACGCCGTGGTGAAGAGGCCGGGCCAGATCCATCTGCAGACCCATCACGGGACGCCGCTCAAGACGATGGGCCTGGATCAGCGGAAGTACCCCGCCTCCACCCACATGGACTTCGCCAAGCTCCTCGAGCGATGCGACCGCTGGGACTTCAGCCTCAGCTCCAACAGCTTCTCGACCGCCGTCTGGGAGCGCGTGTACCCCTGCTCGTACACCTCCCTGGAGACCGGCTACCCGCGCAACGACATCCTGGTGAACGCCACGGTCGAGGACGTGCGCCGGGCGCGTGCCGCGCTGGGACTCGCCGACGGTGCCAAGGCCTTCCTGTACATGCCGACCCACCGCGAGTACCAGCCGGGCTTCACCCCCGCACTGGACCTCGCCCGGCTCGCCGATGAACTCGGTCCCGACGTCACTCTGATGATCCGCGGTCACTACTTCTACGGCAGCTCGCCGCATGTCGCCGAGCTGCGCCGCAGCGGCCGGGTCGTCGACGTCTCGGGGCACCCCCGGGTGGAGGAGCTGTACCTGGCCGCGGACGCGCTCATCACGGACTACTCCTCCGCCATGTTCGACTACGCCGTGCTCGACCGGCCGATCATCATCTACGCCCCGGACTGGGACATCTACTCCGCGGTCCGCGGCACGTACTTCAACCTGCTGGAGGAACCGCCCGGTGTGGTCGCCACCTCACAGGCCGAACTGATCCGGCTGCTCGGCTCGGAGGAGTACGGCGGAGCGGACGCCACCGAACGCCGTACCGCGTTCCGCCGCCGCTTCTGCGAGTTCGACGACGGGCATGCGGCCGAGCGAGTGGTACGGCGCGTCTTCCTCGGCGAGGAGAGCCCGCTGCCGTTCGTCCCGTTCGCCGAGCGACCCCACACACCGACCCCCGACCAGGCACTCGAACTGGTCGAGCGGGCCTGA